A stretch of the Flavobacterium aquiphilum genome encodes the following:
- a CDS encoding OmpA family protein, translating into MKFKKIVCTVFLSLFFFNAIGQKALLQKAEKEYNDFAYADAIAIYEKLALKGYEDETMFQRLGNAYYFNAELPKAVIWYDRLFIINSHQEAEYYYRYSQALKSIGNYEKADKILNEFNKKNVVDSRGVLFENNKNYLEQIKLNSGRFEVSIVNVNSVSSDFGSAFLNNNLVFSSARKIGKTEGKIFKWTNKSFTNLYIAAIKPDGKVHNPVLLNKEINSKFNESTPVFTKDGKTMYFTRNNFLDGKRGKDDKNITLLKLYTASLIDGKWDNIIELPFNSDAYSTAHPALSLDEKKLYFASDMPGTLGQSDLFSVTINADGTFGKPENLGAGINTEGRETFPFISGDNELYFATDGRPGLGGLDIFVSKILEDATFDQVQNIGEPINTKFDDFAFIINSSTRKGYFSSNKKGGIGNDDIYKFTETKKLICEITLTGTILDSKTNEAIEGAKVTLLDENNQVIQEIATGKNGNYNVKVNCNKKYSVKVERKDYPTKESQITISTNIENILDFTLEKEKITTIEIPEIKGIKAGTDLAKILNISMIYFDLAKWNITDKAAIELEKILAVMQEYPQIKIEIRSHTDSRSSTKSNLVLSDKRAKSIMAWLIGKGINADRLKGKGFGESKLINKCKDGVKCSEEEHLKNRRSEFLIL; encoded by the coding sequence ATGAAATTTAAAAAAATAGTATGCACCGTATTTTTGTCTCTTTTCTTTTTTAATGCAATTGGACAAAAAGCTTTATTGCAAAAAGCAGAAAAAGAATACAATGATTTTGCTTATGCAGATGCAATAGCGATTTACGAAAAACTTGCACTAAAAGGTTATGAAGATGAAACAATGTTTCAGCGACTTGGAAATGCCTATTACTTTAATGCTGAACTGCCAAAAGCAGTAATATGGTATGATAGACTTTTTATAATCAATTCCCATCAGGAAGCGGAATATTATTATAGATATTCACAAGCACTTAAGTCAATTGGTAATTATGAAAAAGCGGATAAAATACTGAATGAATTCAATAAAAAAAACGTAGTTGACAGCAGGGGCGTTTTATTTGAAAACAATAAAAATTATCTGGAACAAATTAAATTAAATTCAGGAAGATTTGAAGTTTCTATTGTAAATGTTAATTCAGTAAGTTCAGATTTTGGAAGTGCATTCCTGAATAATAATTTAGTGTTTAGTTCTGCTAGAAAAATTGGGAAAACGGAAGGAAAAATATTCAAATGGACAAACAAGTCATTTACCAATTTATATATAGCGGCCATTAAACCAGATGGAAAAGTTCATAATCCTGTTCTTTTAAACAAAGAAATCAATTCGAAGTTTAATGAATCGACTCCTGTATTTACAAAAGATGGTAAAACAATGTACTTCACCAGAAATAACTTTTTGGATGGAAAACGTGGAAAAGATGATAAAAATATCACATTGTTAAAACTCTACACAGCCAGTTTGATAGATGGAAAATGGGATAACATTATCGAACTGCCTTTTAACAGTGATGCATACAGTACTGCACATCCTGCGTTAAGTTTAGACGAAAAGAAGTTATATTTCGCTTCAGATATGCCGGGTACTTTAGGGCAGTCAGATTTATTTAGTGTTACAATCAATGCCGATGGAACATTTGGAAAACCTGAAAATCTTGGAGCAGGAATTAATACTGAAGGAAGAGAAACATTTCCTTTTATTTCGGGAGATAATGAATTGTACTTTGCCACTGATGGGCGACCGGGACTTGGCGGACTAGATATATTTGTTTCTAAAATCCTGGAAGATGCAACTTTTGATCAGGTGCAGAATATTGGAGAACCAATCAACACCAAATTTGATGATTTTGCTTTTATAATTAATAGCAGTACCCGTAAAGGTTATTTCTCTTCAAACAAAAAAGGTGGTATCGGAAATGATGATATCTACAAATTTACAGAAACAAAAAAACTGATTTGTGAAATAACACTTACTGGAACCATTTTAGACAGCAAAACGAATGAAGCCATAGAAGGGGCGAAAGTAACACTATTAGACGAAAATAATCAAGTCATTCAGGAAATTGCTACAGGAAAAAACGGAAACTACAATGTAAAAGTAAATTGCAACAAAAAGTATTCGGTTAAAGTGGAAAGAAAAGACTATCCAACCAAAGAAAGCCAGATTACAATTTCAACAAATATTGAAAATATATTAGATTTTACTTTAGAAAAAGAGAAAATTACTACGATAGAAATTCCGGAAATAAAAGGAATCAAAGCAGGAACAGATTTAGCTAAAATACTAAATATTTCGATGATTTATTTTGATTTAGCAAAATGGAATATAACAGATAAAGCAGCAATTGAGTTAGAGAAAATTTTAGCCGTAATGCAGGAATACCCACAGATAAAAATCGAAATCCGTTCACATACAGATAGCAGATCATCGACAAAATCAAATCTCGTTTTATCTGATAAAAGAGCCAAATCGATTATGGCATGGCTTATTGGAAAAGGAATCAATGCTGATAGATTAAAAGGTAAAGGATTTGGCGAAAGTAAATTAATAAATAAATGTAAAGACGGTGTTAAATGTTCTGAAGAAGAGCATTTAAAGAACAGAAGAAGTGAGTTTTTAATTTTATAG